The sequence below is a genomic window from Brachyhypopomus gauderio isolate BG-103 chromosome 20, BGAUD_0.2, whole genome shotgun sequence.
ATTCAGACATTTCGTATGCTTCTTCCGCGCCCTCCTGTGGGGACCTAAGAACATGACGTGCTTCTTCTATGAACCGcaaacacgcgcgcacacactcagATTTTAGAATAATTGTGTGCTGTGCCACGGTacagtaaaattgttgaataatCACAGTAGagtaatattaaatatttagaCGTCAAATTACTCATTCAGATATTTCATAATAAGGATATATCGTGTAAAGTTGGTCGTTTAAACGTTAATCAAAAGCTCAAGAATAAGCTGTTGTGGCCTGGGTATTACACAGCTTTCAAGGACAGATACGAGCGAACGTTGAAGTCCTCCAATCAAAGATAATACAAGTCACGTGGGTTAGAACTAGAAGAGCAACGGCAATCTTTACGACAACGCTTGCCTAATCAGCGCAGATTTACGGCAGAATGCGGCGATGACTAAAAACCTCATTTGTTTACTGCATGACGTCCGGTGTCAGATATCGTCATTACTAATCATTTCTCTTTGCGCACGCAGATTCAGTGACCTTGACAGACTTCTACAGAGACGAGCTGGTAGTGGGGCATCTGTAAACATCTTTGACTGAAAGCTGTGACAATTCAGTGAGCTTTCAGTCAGATGTTTGCAGTCGCCGCTTGCCACTTACCATAATACTTACCAAAAGGACCACAGCCTAACTGCATAAACcaaaaaaaagcaaacaaaaataaacgGATATATTTGCTCAAAAACTAAATTATAAATAAACCTTGAGCATCTGAGTTCTCAGTATCAAGCTTATGTTGTAGTCAGGCACAAGGTTACAAATCTGAAGTCTTTTAAATACAGAAGTGAACAGATCTTTATGATCTGGTTTTGACAGAAATCAATGCAGATCTTTCAATAAGTTATCAGGCAAGTCTGAGAACACAGTGTTGGCATGAACAGTATTTCACCAACTGGAAAGGCTAAAACACAGTGCCTTTCACTGGTGAAAACTGCTACAGTCAAGCAACATCATCACAGAAACGTCGTCCGACCAACACAATTGGCTGTTCTAAAGCTGCTAACATAACAGATAAAATGAACGTAGTATATCAGTAGCAACTGGACCTCAACCTGGACCTGTAATTAATATAAttaacattaatataaattaacaacCCACAATTACAAAACCCCAGACCAGATGTTTGCGTAGAGGTCACCAGTCCAGTAGCTCTACTGTATAACATTATGGAGGACTCTCACAGGGATTCACAAAAAAACAGACCAGTCACATTGTGGGGCACAGTTGTCTCGTTTCCTTTCCTAGTTCAGCCCCAGAAAAATTTGTGAATGTGCTGTGTTCAATGTGATCCCAGTGCCAAAGGAGACTTGTAGACGAAGCTATAGTCTCTGTTAGACATTTTCTGCAGGTGATGTGCGACAGACCGCTTGAGGTGGATTCCCTGAAGAATAGAGCATCCTTGCATATAGAGCATCCCCACAGCAATGAAAGGCACCCTGGGAAGGCACAACGGGAACATATCCTTTTCCTCCTTGAATAGCACATCAGTTTATTTGGGTCCATGACCAAATAAGCAGTAATGGCAGATAGAGATAAACCACCAAAAGAAATAGTACCATTACACTTGCAGGCAGCCTTTATCTACACTTATGAAGaatgaaaataattaaaactgTGGCTGTGTGTCAGGGTTCATTAGATAAGCAGTTTCAGATGAACAACAGTCCATTCTTTATTGAGGGTAAGGCATAATGTATGGAATTCAGTGGCCTTATGTAGTTATAAATAATACAGTGTtattgacattattttttaagaTACAATTATAACCCCATTTACCATTTTTTTATTCTATATCAGAATTATCTACATTTATACTATGCTGTATTCTGGGCGCTTACCACTAGAGGTCAGTGTAATAACACTTTTCTGCTTTACTCTTCATGCAGCTCACCAATTTGGCATTTTTGCTCATCAAGTCCAAATGAGGTAAGGAAACGTGTTAACGTGTGGCTGAACAGTCCCCTATTGCTTAAAGCATTTAATCTGATAAATTAATCTGTGAAATGAGATTTAACTGATTTCCACCATAATGCTTAAAACCTTTTGGGGGTTAAAATCTAACTTAACGTTGGACTTAACTAATTAAAACACCCTGACATAACCTCACAATGTCTCTGTGGCACAGAAAAATGAGAGAAATTTTATGTAACAAACCGAGTTCCTTTTATTTAACAAATTGAATTCTTAAAATAAACAGTAAAACAAGCAAAAAGAATAAAAGCCTGTACATGCCTTTCTTTATAAAGACTAATGGTAAAATACAGATTCCACAAGAACGTTTCTGACTTAATAAAAATTTTCTAGTCTGATTTTATTGCAGTCCTCTGGGTGTCTGACTGCAACCCCATTGCGAAGAAGCATTTCTATGTACGGGGGCCAAAATGAATCCTCAATAGTTACATAGGGCTCATGAGGTGTCTCCAGTGTTTTATTTGTTAACTTCTGCATGAGACAGATGAGAGAATACACACGTAAATGACGGATTGGTGAAGAGTACATTTAGAAGAAGACTCAAAACCACAGAATGCTGGTATTGAAAACATACCTCCAGGATCTCACTCAGGGAGATCAGATTTTCTTCTGATCCTGCTGGGGCAACCTAGacaacacacagaaacacacaattACAGTTCATCCACTCTAGACAGAGCCGTGTGAAGCGTGTatttcacacattcacacaaactAAAGTATTTTTTTCTACAAAAAGACGTAAACGCTGGTTTGTGTTGGATTACATTTGTCACCAGTGTCAGCAGTTACAAGCTTTTAGCAAAAACTATACTTGTTTCAACCTGACTTAAGTAAACAAATGTGATTTCCAATGACGTCAGTAAAAGTATGTACTTGTTTCAACCTGACTTAAGTAAACAAATGTGATTTCCAATGACGTCAGTAAAAGTATGTACTTGTTTCAGCCTGACTTAAGTAAACAAATGTGATTTCCAATGACGTCAGTAAAAGTATGTACTTGTTTCAACCTGACTTAAGTAAACAAATGTGATTTCCAATGACGTCAGTAAAAGTATGGAGCGAACTGGACTGAGGGAAGAAGCCAACCCTCTTTTTCTTGGTGCCGGCTGCTTGCTGACTGGGAAGAGGAAAGTGTTCTGCCAGCATGTCACTCAGCGTCTCCATGAGGTTGCCATAGTAATCCTTCACCTTGGTGATTTTTATTTTCATGTCCTGTAAGACACTGTGGAATGGAATTCAAGAGGATTACTTTGtgcaaccaaaaaaaaaaaaaaaaaaaaaaacagcaggtGAGATTAATCCAAAGCTCCCGTTTAGACTTTAAATAGCCTGAAACATGTTATTGGAAGACGATGTCATGGAATAAAGATGTTAAAGCTCTCAAAGTTGATCAGATAGCTAAGCAGATATGGTGAAGTATTAACAAATTCTGTTTAGTCCAGAGCCAGTCTCTCTGGTGTGGGAAGACCCGCCTCTGATAAGCAGTTGGTACCTCTGTTCCGACAGCCTCTCATTTTCATCACGCATTGTGTTCACTTTCTTGGTCACTGCAGTCAgaacctcctccttctccttcagcCAGACCTGTTCCCTAAATAACAACACCCCCATCCCCACATGTACACAGGGATAACTGCTGTGTCCAGATGCAACACGGATAGAAAATAACACAATGCGACGTCCTGTGATGATTGCATGAGGTGTGGTTATTAGCTTGTCAGTGTTTCAGCAGGTCAGGTGGCTCAGCCTGTGATGCTGCGTTAAGCAGTTTAGTGAAGAGCGGGTCACCTTTGCAAAAGGTCTCTCAGGGAATCTCGCTTGGCTTGAGAGCACGAGAGGACCATCTTCAGCTGACTGTTGAGTCTTTGCAGCTTTAAGAGGGAAAACAAACACTGCTAACAGAAAAAAGCAAACTGTTTTACAAACCTAAAAAGGTATTTTATGAAGTGGATTACACACCTCTTCTTTCCCGAGGGCTATTAGAATTTCAGGGTTTGTTGACAGCACTGAGATAAGGAGGAAGCAAAGGAGTAGAAAACACAGTTTATGATGgtgatgggggaaaaaaaaaaaaaaagtatccaCCACAgctcaaaaaaaaacattcaaacaaCTTCTTTCTTTCTGAAGTGGTTCTCTGGTTTTCATGGTTCAGGCGTCTTCCCAGACAACTTACGTTTGGGTTCCATTTCTTGCCATTGCTCCAGTTCTGTCATCATGGCATTCAAACGATTCATAGCCTGCAAGTAATAAAAAAGAGACAGGTTTGCTGGTATGTAAACATAAGCTGGTTACAATATTAAGTATACATGTTCATTCCGAAAGTGCAAGGGGGTGCGTGGTCGAAAGTCTGATGGCAAACTCTGCCATCATTCTTGTCAAACCTGCGGGAGAGAAACAGCTGGTGTGGGAGTCTCACCTCGCTTGATTCTCCATCACCAGACTCTGTGTCAGCCAAAATGATCTCATTCTGAAGCTAAAAAACACAATTGAGGCATGCGTTGGATAAGCCCTTGAATGTCATCAGCTTTTCTGAATTTGTGAAAACTCCACTACTGTACTGCAGTTTCAGGCCTTAAGGTATAGGTTTTCTCAAGGATATTTACCATGGAATCATGCTTTAAGATGCTTCATTGTAAACCATCATAAAATCCGTGTCATTATTTAACGTTTACTATGAGAAGTGTGACTGCAGCATCAGATAGTTTGACGGGCTAAAAAACGAAACCTTCTACTGAGGCAAAATATTTAGCTAAACATATTAGCTAAATCACCTTTTGTAAAATCCCAAACTGTTGCTCGCATTCGTCCAGTAACTCTGCTTTCACCGCCTCTGAACACCCTGCGTCTTCTGGACTCCCATCACACTGCGTCCGTCGAATCTCCTCGTCCATTACTGACCGCTCAGATTCGGTTTCGAAAGATTAACTGGTCAGAACGTAATATGTGTAAATATCCAGCGGCAGGAGAACCTGAGAAAACAGCTGACTTTATAAGCTAGCTAGATAGTTAGCTTGTAAGTTAGCCATGTAATTATGTGTATGCAAGCACGTCAGTTAGCTGGCTAACGTTAGATACCTAACACAGCCAGTTTGCGGTGATTATAGTCATAACATAGGTAGCTAGTTGGCTAAGTACGACTAAACCAAAACAAGTATAACTAGTTAGTTATTTAGCTTACTAGGTTACTCATTCTGTCTGGTATATCTTACTAGGTTACTCATTCTGTCTGGTATATCTTACTAGGTTACTCATTCTGTCTGGTATATCTTACTAGGTTACTCATTCTGTCTAGCGGGCTAGTAGCTTGTTAGTTCATTTTACGTTTGCTAGTGTTATAGCTGGGTAGCGCTAGCTATGCTAACAAATATGACTTGTTTGTATCCCTTCGTATCCGCCTCTTCATTGCATGGACGATTACTTACACTGCGTGTATTGTTTTCTTATTATCTCGGTTAAAACTCGTGAACAGATTAGTTAGAGATATTTTAGCAGTTACATTATTCCAGAGACGACTCTACTGCACCCAAACAAAAATACCGCCAGCATTACTGTCATGACGTACTTCCTCGTGTAGTTTACGAAGCAGATTCATGAACGTTGTAAAGGCGCTGCCTGTGCGCAATTGCTATTGTCAATGTCACTGATAAACATGTATTTTAATTTCTAATTAATGGTTAGAATCtaattaaatctaattaatAGAACAAACACCTGTGGTTTCAGACAAGTGGTTTGGTTGAGATATGTGTTGAGAAACTGTTGAAAAAAGTTGTGATATATTAGACAGGGTTACGGGACTTAAGCAGAAATAGCAATCATGAAATACTGTTTAAGATTAGACAACAACGCTATGAGATGCATTTATATGGAAACGTGAGGATCCACACTTGGACTGTGCCCAACTGTGTGCTCATACCAGTCCTCTTCAGAGAATCTCAAAGGTGTGGTGTGAATCTTGCTGGTGTGCGTGAGACTTGTTACTTCTgttcctgtgttaaaattgtaaagcgaccttgggttacttgaaaggtgctatataaaatgaatattaattaattaattaattcattcattcaataattaaatgaaaatgtcATATTTATTACATAGTTCGTATTTTAGGTTGTGTTATGATTTGTGGTGATGTATTATGAGGTGATTTGAAGTGCTATGAAAGGTAACGTGCTGTGAAGTGCTGTGATGTGTTTTGTTGTACTGGACAGGGGTGACCAGGTATCACTTCCAATTATAATTTAAACCAATTTATTTCAAtgggtcctcttcctctttcataCTAACTTACATTACCATTGTTATGGTTATTGTTATGCATGCCCTGCTCTGCTGGGAGGCGGATGAAGAGCCTGAAGGCAGTGTGAGGGAATGGACACTGAACAGTACACAGCATTACTCGAGATTCAGTGAAAGTCAGAAAGATGAGCATTTCAGGAGGAGAATCAGTGATCAGGGCCAGGTCTGCAAAATGATCGCAGATGTAATGTCACCAAGACACCCTCCTCCTTGCGCCACCTACCTGTCTTCAGCTGGATTGCAGCtacagtgaaaaatataaaggctttgtaaattgactctgagtCATTAAATAATGTGTTAACACATTATAACGCATTGACTCCGAGTAATTGACTCAGAGtcaacattaaataatgtgttaTCAGACTCAAAAAGAGATCAAGCCAAAAAGAGAGCCACTATTCTTCTTTCATGCTGTGCAATAGTGTTAAAGGCTCCCAAACACAAGCTGCACATTGGCCAGCCACAGGTTGTGGGTCAAACATAAATGTAACACACCCACCCCATCAAACATTTGGGGGGCTATGAGGCTAAAGCATGGCTTATGATACCAAGATATATAGCTATAATATGCCAGTTTGGATATGAGAATAAAATGTAAGTTATTTCATGGTGAGTGATT
It includes:
- the cenpk gene encoding centromere protein K isoform X1; its protein translation is MDEEIRRTQCDGSPEDAGCSEAVKAELLDECEQQFGILQKLQNEIILADTESGDGESSEAMNRLNAMMTELEQWQEMEPKLLSTNPEILIALGKEELQRLNSQLKMVLSCSQAKRDSLRDLLQREQVWLKEKEEVLTAVTKKVNTMRDENERLSEQSVLQDMKIKITKVKDYYGNLMETLSDMLAEHFPLPSQQAAGTKKKRVAPAGSEENLISLSEILEKLTNKTLETPHEPYVTIEDSFWPPYIEMLLRNGVAVRHPEDCNKIRLENFY
- the cenpk gene encoding centromere protein K isoform X2; this encodes MDEEIRRTQCDGSPEDAGCSEAVKAELLDECEQQFGILQKLQNEIILADTESGDGESSEAMNRLNAMMTELEQWQEMEPKLLSTNPEILIALGKEELQRLNSQLKMVLSCSQAKRDSLRDLLQREQVWLKEKEEVLTAVTKKVNTMRDENERLSEQSVLQDMKIKITKVKDYYGNLMETLSDMLAEHFPLPSQQAAGTKKKRVGFFPQSSSLHTFTDVIGNHICLLKSG